The sequence below is a genomic window from Pempheris klunzingeri isolate RE-2024b chromosome 12, fPemKlu1.hap1, whole genome shotgun sequence.
aGTCATATTGTGAgtgtaaatgacaaaaaaaatcaagcaaTGACAATCACAGTCAAAAGTCTGCATAAATCATAATGGTGTATCTTAAAGtataacttcagtatttttaaacctgggccccgttgttgtgtattttggtgtctaaatgactggtaggtatcCAGTAAATTGCCTTAGCCTCaaattgttattctaagtgtctgacaacattatggaaaggattcTTACGGAAACAGACCtataagatccttttggtttaaccacaaacagctgcgatatcgctctcttcaaaaggcaccagactccattgacaaaaaacgTGATTTTACCTTTCAGAACCtcgatctgttagtttgtttgtgttactgtgtgactttgatgtttagttcagatccaacacaaaatttgagtaacacaaacaaactaaccaatcgaggcagctgtagaccagcaactcccatgttctgcaagctaaaattagtgtttttgtcaatggagtctggtggcattgAAGACAGTGATATTTCTGATTAAAAAACAATGATCTTACACTGTagtttagacaccaaaatatgtgaaaaaataaaataaataaataaaatacataaactaGGGCCCAGGTCTAAAAATAAAGAAGTTCTCCTTCAAGCTGATTATCAAATGCATGGACATGGATGTAAATCAGAAGCTTCAAAGAATCAGTTTTAAATAGTAATTTACTGCTTTTATAATCTGACAATGATTAGGCTTAAATGATTCTTCATATTAGGCTGTTTTGTTTGGTTACCTCTGCTGTCGAGGTTTAGCTTCCAGCCATGAAGAAGACCTGTAGGATTGAACCAATAagacacatttaacatttaactacAGCAGCAGGCTAAGAGCCCATTCAGCATGAGATTCAACCAGCGGGATCCAGATATCCCTCCAGTATTCCCAGTACTGTACTGTCCTGTTCAACATCTAATTCTGAGTTTTTACATTTAGTCTGACATGAGGTTTAGAGCACATACAGCAGTAACTGGGCCATCCTGAGTAAATGTAACCAGATTAGAGTCAACATCACATGCAATCCTAAACATAGCTCCGAAAAACGGCCACTTCTTATGCTGTtaaaacctgcagcagccagcAAAGGCTTTTCACATTTCCATAATTTTTGCCGATAAATTAGAGAAACTAGTTGTCACCGTTGTCACCGTTTACCAACCAACTCCACATCCACATCGAGgctaacaacaaaaacaacaactaaactGTAAACTTGACCAATTTCAACTCAAATCTGATCTTTTTCAGCTTTATTAAAAATGCTATTTGACATCTGATATTTAAATATAAGGAGAATAATATACTATCTTGCATTTGCATGTAACTGGTGTTTGATTGATGTTTAGGGATTTTTTGGACCATAGTTGATATTACAAATtgttacacacatacactactcaagtgaatgctacagtgatattatatcatgaaagtagggcatttaagtagaagcatgcaatggtgattttattcatcttaaacaatttattgaaagaaaatctaacaacagtggtaggtataccacaacaaaattttttcggtgtctcaataaattgggatgtggccaaaggacgtccactcctctcctttctgtgactcttccagtctctctgtatcactgttacaacctcctgatgacactctgtgaccctctaagctcagtgaacaccccagtctgaggacttcctgtttgaagcctccagtgttgaggtgctgctgatcaattgttaggtgtcgtcttggtctcatgatgtcagaatgtgaacagcatgatgaggaggactgtttaaataccaattctaactgaagcaggaaatgtattggtcgattcatggatcaaacctgttgtgaatgttgctgttaagcttcttgttagagaacagcagctggtgcaaaaagtactgaaacactgaacagttggacatgtgcattcaaaagtttagagaaggtcacattaagttcacctggaaaggttagaatgcattttaggttcatcctgaaatttcacctgaaagccgaatatccctaactttttgtgagtagtgtatttcaGTAGTAATGGTTGTAGTACTGGTTcaagatttttatattttttctgttgCCGTTTTCTTTTCCGTAAGAACTTTgagttgtattttatttatgagAAAATTCAGTCTAATTATCAAGCTACAACATCACCAGAAATTCAGAAAACAATCAACGTCAAGAAGACTGTTTGAGCCTACAATGGCATTTCAGGGCAACTGTAAGTTAGACCAAAATACATAGCCTGGGGAGGGGGTAATATTGTTTAAGCTTGAAGTAATATTCTctaaaaaaaattctaatttaGAACTTTGAGCTCAGAGTTTTTCTCTGAATAATTTCCACTTCGGCtctgcaatttatttatttttttcatacgATAACCCTACAGTTTCCTGTTGAACAAACCTATAATACCCATAAAAACCAGCACCTACTGATTGCACCTGCTCTTGGCTTGTGGTGCTGCAAATACCAGCCAACCCTGTCATTTCTGACATGAGGGGCAAAGATCAGCTGGAAACAGAGAAGTTGGGGCTGGATGTCCAGTGTGGGTAGCCTGAGGGCCTGGTCAGGTTACAGCCGACACATCAGACTTCAGTCCAATTAGTCCCAACGCTGCACTGACTCACTACAGTCAGGGCATGTAAAATCCCTGGCGTTTTCCATGACTAAAAGGCTGAATTTAAATGacttataaatgtaaaatgacatccaaaaaaaaaaatcaaattgcATGTGTGGTTTTTGCCTCTATAAAAAGGAGACACTCTGCTACCTGCTGTTGTGATTATATCTTGAAATGGTTTGGATAAATGGATTTACAAGAAACTCAGCTTTCAGAAAGATAGGTCGCACGCATACCCACTTCAAACAGTTCAtagcatttgtgtttgttgcaCAATTGTGTAATTGGCACTCTTACAGACGTTAAGTAAAACATTCTGTCATCTattcattaacatttttattctatAACCAAAGCTCCTGAAATGGACACATTTTTCACGTCGATTTGATGGGGAGAAGATTAACATTAGAGCgagagctgaggaggagaaatgggCGCTAAAATTTGATGTAACTAATCAGAACACGAGTGTAACTGGAAACTATCCGAAGAAGAAAATTACCAACTTTACAGAAATATACTGGTTTGGTGAATAAACGAGATTCCCTGATGTTCCATGACTTGCCCCAATACATGACTTGGCAGAAATTCTAGGACCTGTGGGTGCCCTGTACAGTTTTTAGGTGGTCTTCATTGTCCTCAGTTAAAAGAATTATACTTCTACAACAGCTGGATCATCAGTGTTCTTAATCTTAATGGCCTTAACAGCAGGAGCGTCATCATAAAACTAACACTCCCAAACAAACTGTAGATGAAGACCAGCAGCATTAGTTGATTTTGTAAGTGTTTGCCATAGTGTTATAAATATCGGGagaaaaaactgtttgtttattttactaaaatattcTTGAGCTGAAGAGATTAGCTGATTGAAAAGTTGGTCTGTAACAATTAAGTTGTAACAGTTAATTAagtaattgttttatttaaaaaagtaatttcttaAGTAGGAGTACCAAACTGGTTCTAGTTTCTCAAATATTAGTACtagttttaattaaatgttaattaactaatttaattaatcatcaaatttaaaatttatcAAACTACATCTTTATAGACAACCAGGAGTCGTCCAATCCTCGACTCTGCCGGCTTTACCGCTGTGCTTCACCCGTTGACgtatttttctcctcctcaagCTATAAGTATCTCAAGAACGCCTCACAGCTCGACAGTGATATACGACTTCAGGCCAACGACTCACCTGCTGCCATCTTGTAAAATTAAGAACTCAATGTACGATTCCTGTCAGAGCTCTGCTTCCTGCAGTTGCTCTTTCCCTCGTTTAAAAGGGATGTAAAACTTAAGTAAAGTGAACAGTTTAGCAGAAGGAGAGCTctggcatttttaaacctgggaccCATTTGTACATGTACACgaaagatcctttttgtttaaccagaaattgTCATTAGATCTCTCTCTACAAAGCCatcagactccactgacaaaaaaaaccctgtaattttacctcgcagaacccaggagttgctggtttTGTGctattgagtgactttggtgttttaaaggggtcatttagatccaacacaatatttatatagcacacaaCAACTCACCGATTGAGGCAACAGGAGACTGGCAATACCcatgttctgagaggtaaaatgactgcCTTTTtttggagtctggtggctttgaagaaagtgatataacggctgtttgtggtcacACCacaaggatcttacaggtctgtctctgtagggatcttttccataatgttgtcagacgcaaaaacaagcacttttagtcgACATACTTTGATCGGGTGCAGTTGCCCTAaaggattacgttgcagccattgtagtTGGACCAATGACAACACtctttgtacctaccagtcattaaGACACCCAATAAGtacaaataggacccaggtttagAACTGAATTCCTCCTTTACCAGAGCAGGTCATTTTGGTTGTTGCTGGTGAGTttaatgacagacagacaacagagtATTGATTTCATCGTCTCTGCTGCAATCCCCCATCAACAAAACAGTACTGACTGTTATATAATtgtgcaaaaaaacacatttaacaaatgTTTCTAACTCCTCCTCTGCATTCAGCAGTTttgggggaggaaaaaaaacacacacaaaacccagAATCACCTTCTGAAACCCTTCTGAATCAGCTTTGTTCCATTTATTAATCTGTTCCTGTCTAGAGTGAGGACACCGAGTGAGAGGGAAACTGGCCTCCAGCTAAACCAAACCCATCCCAACTGCATGTTGTCTGGACAGCCACCCTGTAAATAGCTGCTGCCACTGAACTGAGGACATGACCTATGCGATTTATGAGCCCAGGAGCCTGAGGAGATGAGACATATTAGTCCAGGATGGTAAGAATATAACATTTTTCTAACATTCATCCTGtgaataatagtagtaataatagttCAGGTCATTGCTCCTCAGTAAACTCAGCTTATTGCTGAGCTTAAAGGTGTTGGTAGGTGTAATTTTTACAATAGAgacaggccagctgtttccacCTAAGCTAACCACGTCCTGATGCGGCTTACATGTTAAAACAGGTCAAAGACAACACCTGGACTGCACCGCGTTTAAAAGGTACGACAACATAAAATAAGAAGGGTGGGATAAGAAATGTTTGACCACAGTACGTCTTCTGAGTACAAGCCTCAAGTGAATTCTTGTtcatttttgctcattttaaaagcacTTCATAAGTTCTCTTAAAACGTTGTCTGCTTTACAAAACCATGTATGTATCTCGCAGCCCACAACATATTCTGTCCACCAGGACCAAGCACCTTGGGGTGTCATTGTAttaccaccagactccattgataaaaactaaatataacatacacttaaactgatgttgaatTCTTTTTAGGTGGGCCTTTTTCAGGAGGCTAAAATCCTTTTTCCTGCTgccccgtccacagcagtacactGCTTAGCGTCTGTCCAGGGACTCCTCCCTGCTTTCCAAAGTGGGGGGTGTACCGactgccatctactgtaggtataCACTGACTATGGTGAAGgacctcatacaaccacacttaagataatctgaactatccctttaagggCTTAAAAATCAGCATTAATGTGATGAATCAGCACAACGTGGCTTGGTATCGTctttcactctgcagctctgcagatcTCCATGCTTAACAGAGCGATAAGAGGAGAAATTTAAAACAGATTAGCATGTGGTTCTCGTTATATTTAGGAGTTTGAGAGCCAGCTGCCGCGCTAGCTGGTGTCGGCGCTTTGGGCGGAGGGGTCTGACTCTGAAGCTCTTAACCCCACTTTTGTGTCGCCTTAACCAGgatacagagaaaacaacagcagcagcagtcagcacaCACTGAGCTTTAGGCCTCCGTGACTGTGCGTCTGACATCTCCCCTCTCCATCTAATCCACCTGACCACATCACGAGCtcttcacaaacacatgctgacGGATGTAGGTGACCCAAAAATAAGATGTGGGCCGGCCGCCGGCGGTGATCCCACAGCCCCGGACGATTAACCAGCCCGTCAGTCACAGCATCTGACGGGACGACTCCTCACTTCTAACACCTTTGTAGAGTGACGACATGATTCTGAGGGGTGTAAAGTGAACACGTGTGTGGGGTGATATCTATCGGACTGCAGCTAACAGTTATTTTGGTTACTGATTATTTTTCGAATGAAACCTTTGGTGTGTAAGATATTAGAAGGTGGCTCCACTAGATGCCTTAGTTTGTCCAACCAATCATCTAAAATGCGAAAATATTAAGTTTATTACTTGcaaaaatcaagaaaaactgCCTGGAAccaccctttttttttgtttttgcttgaaaaggGACTTAAACGATTAGTGGATTAcaaaaatagttgctgattacTTCTCCATCGATTAACTACTCAATCAATGGACTAATCGTTGCAGCACTAGTCTGAACCAGAGGCAAAATGATAACTGATTTTCGGTACTGATCCCTAAGCAAGTTTTACTAtggctgcagctaacaattatTCTTTAATCTGCCTATCAGTCTacattaatcaattaatcatttggtcagaaaacagtgaaaaatgtccatcaaaATATTCTATTTACTATGAAATtggacaaagaaaagcagcaaattctcacatgagaagtgtttgtatttttcgcttgaaaaatgactaatGAGAGCTCGATTGTCGCCAGTGAGATTCTTTTCATTGATTTGATCGATTAATCAATTCAGCATTGTAGCTCTACTCTTTACCATGCTTTTTATTGAGAAATATGAACACAGATTTCTTCAAAATTCTTTTAACATTCAACAAAAGGCAGCAAAGTTTTCAAACGTTCACTGCGCCTTttccaaagtcaaattcaagccttttttaaaaaggtgcataGTCAAGTGTTTCCAGCAGCTTACAGCTATGGTAATTTAAATCAACAAGCAAACTGTTCTGTGATTTATTATATCAACACAATTAGACTTGCAGGCACAGTCAAAATccaagcacttttcaaacctTGAAAATGCCACATTAAAATTCAAGCATTTTCAGGGATGTCTACCACCCATATGAAACCTGAATGTTGTTTAAAAATAAGCAACGACAAGTTTCCGTattaaaaacagtcaaaaataGGCAAAATTTACATTTAAGGAACCTTCAgatcaaagtaaaaaatgtgCTAAATCTGACAGCTATCAGTGTGATACTGTTTGTAACCAAAAAGGTGAGGGTTCACTGCtcgggctgcaactaatgattatttcttCTATTCATAATGTTCTCATTCGGTCTGTAAAAGTAATGAGATAAAGTGAAAAGCTGCCTAAAGTTGGTGTCTTCAAATACCAAATCGTTTTGTCTGACAAAAAGTACACAACCCCAAAATTTGTCAATTCACTTCCAAATGAGACCAATTAGAGCAGCTAATCCTCACCAGTGAGCAGCTGGAGCTTgaaaaaatgactcaaacaaTCAATTTCTCTCCCCTGGCTCATGTCCGTCTCTCATCTCAATACATAAAGACAACAAAACTGgataatattatttaaaaagtcTGCTTGTGATTCAGTAAAGGGCCTCTAATGGACAGAAACCAATGAAAGCAGCTTTTAAATCTCATGCCAACAACCTTTTGGTCACATTTGACCTGTCTGCCTCAGATTTGGGTGTGACATAATTACATGGAGAGACAATCAAAAGACAATATTCAATTGTATACTGCTAGAAATTCAAAATACCCAGTCAGAGAAAATGACTGAAGGGCCAATTAACCAAACTCGAGTGTTTAAACACAGTTGCTCTCAAAAATAAAGGCGGTATGAGAGTGATAACGGCTGGAAGAGCGTCTGAAGACAATACAAATGAACAGCGAAGTCAATCAGAGCGTAAAGATCTGACAGGTGGGaacattttcacacatcagTCTTTTGTTCAGACTGGTGAATGCAGTGTTGTTACTGGTTTATCCACCTCCATCAGTGGCCCTGCCAAGCAGCCCCAccctgcctgcctctctgctgcctggCTGCTCCTCGTTCCTGGAGGAGGCCTGTTTACCTGCCACCACATCCCGATAAACAACAgtaggagcagcagcagcagaaacaacaacaacaacatcacactACACATCCCCAAATCACCATCAGTCCAAACATTACACAAACAGCCACTTGAGGAGCATTGAAGCCGGTGATAGCAGCCTAAAGAGGACACCAGGAGGCTCACAGGCCTCTGTGGCTGAATCATTTTCCGGATTTGGGGTGTTGGTTtgggtggagatggagaggatggGAAAGGGGGGAGGCGTCTGGATGACTGAAAACAGGCCGGCGACAGAATTAAACACAACAGTGATTTAAAGCGCTGAAGTCAGTGTGGTGATGATATGAAAACGCAGTTGAGCCGACAGGGAGTGGACGCACAGCGGATTCCTTTGTTGCGACTAATCTCTGGGTTACGGCTCTGTGCTAACGCCCCGTGCTTCCATTATCGGACACGTACTCATCCAACatccaaaatatataaagtcCACCTCACTTATTCTCATAGATTATTAGTCTTCAGAATGACCAGCTCCCACTTTATGTTATAACGGTGGTTTACGGGGGAGCGCTGATGTCAACCTGACACCGGAGaacagacaacaaacaccaTCGGGCGTGTTTGTCCTGTTCTTGAGCTTTGTAtacaaggaagaaaaacaggccTGATACCTGATAGCCTGTCAGCagagtttttttctttgattattaTAGTTTAGACTAATAAAAAAGCATTGATAAAATGCGTGTCCGATAATGGAACTCGGTTAGCACTGCCCTGTTAGCCACAGCAGCGGGCACGCAGCGAGAGCAGATGGGTCCTGCTCGGTCAATAATGACACCTATAACAGTGAAATGCACCAAATACATTCTTGTTAAATGTCTAGAAAATACATGACTGGCATTCAGCTAATGGATCAGGTTGTTTGTACAAGGCTGGAGCCTAAAATGGAGGTTTATCGCCGGCTCATGCAGTCAGCAGCTCACGTTAAGCTTCCAGCCGTTTATTTGTGAAAACAGGTGGGCCGCATCCCCACAACACTGCTCCACCGGAGGCTAACCGGAGGCTAACCGGCTAGCTCCTCTAACAGCAGCCCATGCAAAAACACGGAACGTCAGTTTTTAAGCCACATATACACGTCTGGATTAAAGTGTGGCTTTTCCTCACCCACAGCCCCGTTACAGCCGGCTGTCAAACAGCAGGTCGGTCTCACCCTCCGCTCCCCTCACCGTGAGTTAGCATCACTAGCCCGCCAACCGGCTAACATGCTAACCTCACCGTGACTGGACCGAATAAACGTGAACAATCTGGACGAAATAACCACATTTTATTAGGATTTAACGTATTATGATAAACAAAGTTGATTAATCCGACATAAGCAGCTATTTATCTCCACGTCTGGACCAGCGCACGGTGCTAACCTAGATGCAGAAACTGATCAGATGGAAAAATACCGTCAAAAACCCCGTTAAACTACATTTCAGTCATACTGATCATAATTATACTTATCTATATTATTTAAACTGATTAAAACTCGCCCCCACGTCAATTTCTAGCTGTTTTGCCGTTCAGACACTCACACGATGCTGGAGCCGGTGGTTCCTCTGTCACCGCAGGTTGTTCTGCTGCCTCTGCGGGGGCTGGGGCTGCTTTCCGGGGTTCAGCCACTGGGAGGGCGTCGCTCTCCGGAGCAGGTTCCGGCTCGGGGGCGGCCTGTGGCTCCGGTTCGATCTTTGTACTCTCCGGTTCGACTTTGGGGGCAACAACTTCGGGCTCCGGGAGAAGTAAAGGGGTGTCAGGGACAAAAGAGTAGCCGGTGGTGGAGTCTGGGATCGGCTCCGGTTCAGgttcaggctcaggctcaggctcaaaCTCAGGCTCAGGCTCCTTTGCCTCTGGCACTGACACCGGTTCTGGCTCCAGTACGGGGACAGGCTCCGGTAACGTCACCAGATCCtctggaggagaaagtgaagtTTCTGTGAACTCGTGTGGCGCACTATCTTCAGCTATGTGCCGCTCCAAGGCGTCCTGAGCCCCGCCGACCAGGTCCACAATATCATCCGCGCTGAAGAGGTCTGGTTTGGGCTTGTCCAGCAGCTCGGGGACCAGCAGCTCGGGTTCCGGCTCGGCCTGGTAGTGGTGCACCTCGTCGCTGAACAGAGCGGTGCTGGAAGAGACTTCATCACGCTCCACGCTGtctgccatttttcttttccccaaaCTGTCTTCTGAGGTGGAAAAAGTTTCAGATCCGGTGATTTTTCGGCTCAGGTACCTCCTGGGACAAACTTTCACCGGGATGAGCTGTGAAACGGCGCCGGTAACCCCCTCCGGTAAGTCTGCTTCTGACACCGGGCGAAGTTGGACAAGTGCGCCACACGACAGTTGCCACAAAGTCGGACCCGAGTCTCAGATGGACGCGGTGAAGTTGAGAAGGAGACAAGAGGAACTCGGCTGACCAATGACCTGCGGCTTAATCCCGGAGTGACACGGGccctggccaatcagagctcGTCAAAGCAGATACCGACCCCGCCCACCGGTGGGGAGACACCTCCTCCACGAGAGCTCCTGTAAAAGTTAGGAGGAGCAGGGAGTGGAGCCGTCCTCCTGCTCTGACATAACTCCGCTCCAACAGGGCAGTCATTACATAACTTCACCaaactctttgtctttttcaccCTCCgctgtggacagacagacctcTGCTGTACCACACTGACAACTGGCACTGAAGTATCGACAACTTTACTACTGTAAAAATACCACAAGACAAAGAGTACTTCAGCACAagtatcatcagcaaaaagtacttaaagttaaaaaaaagtgctgataccacagtgtaaaaatactctgttacaacTAAAGATTAATTCAAAGTATTATCAGCagaatgtacttaaagtatcaaaagtaaacgTTTTCCTTTTGGAGAATGTTAACCTATTatagaatattatattattctgtttttaacaCTAATGAATACACATGAGAGCATTTTAAAGGTGTAGTTCATCTAAATGAAGCCAAAGTTAgatgctttgtgtgtgtcttta
It includes:
- the LOC139210546 gene encoding reticulon-3-like isoform X1 encodes the protein MADSVERDEVSSSTALFSDEVHHYQAEPEPELLVPELLDKPKPDLFSADDIVDLVGGAQDALERHIAEDSAPHEFTETSLSPPEDLVTLPEPVPVLEPEPVSVPEAKEPEPEFEPEPEPEPEPEPIPDSTTGYSFVPDTPLLLPEPEVVAPKVEPESTKIEPEPQAAPEPEPAPESDALPVAEPRKAAPAPAEAAEQPAVTEEPPAPASYVPSPSKAQPHPLMQFPTVVDLLYWRDVKTTGVVFGAGLLLLLSLMVCSIVSVTSYIGLALLSVTICFRIYKGILQAIQKSDEGHPFKQYLDQEVALSEEMVHKYSDMVLAKLNKTICELRRLFLVEDLVDSIKFAVLMWILTYVGALFNGLTLLILALVGMFSCPIVYEKHQAQIDHYLALVNNQVKDVIGKIQAKVPGMKRKTE
- the LOC139210546 gene encoding reticulon-3-like isoform X2 — its product is MADSVERDEVSSSTALFSDEVHHYQAEPEPELLVPELLDKPKPDLFSADDIVDLVGGAQDALERHIAEDSAPHEFTETSLSPPEDLVTLPEPVPVLEPEPVSVPEAKEPEPEFEPEPEPEPEPEPIPDSTTGYSFVPDTPLLLPEPEVVAPKVEPESTKIEPEPQAAPEPEPAPESDALPVAEPRKAAPAPAEAAEQPAVTEEPPAPASCLLHGWKLNLDSRVVDLLYWRDVKTTGVVFGAGLLLLLSLMVCSIVSVTSYIGLALLSVTICFRIYKGILQAIQKSDEGHPFKQYLDQEVALSEEMVHKYSDMVLAKLNKTICELRRLFLVEDLVDSIKFAVLMWILTYVGALFNGLTLLILALVGMFSCPIVYEKHQAQIDHYLALVNNQVKDVIGKIQAKVPGMKRKTE
- the LOC139210546 gene encoding reticulon-3-like isoform X3, translating into MADSVERDEVSSSTALFSDEVHHYQAEPEPELLVPELLDKPKPDLFSADDIVDLVGGAQDALERHIAEDSAPHEFTETSLSPPEDLVTLPEPVPVLEPEPVSVPEAKEPEPEFEPEPEPEPEPEPIPDSTTGYSFVPDTPLLLPEPEVVAPKVEPESTKIEPEPQAAPEPEPAPESDALPVAEPRKAAPAPAEAAEQPAVTEEPPAPASLVDLLYWRDVKTTGVVFGAGLLLLLSLMVCSIVSVTSYIGLALLSVTICFRIYKGILQAIQKSDEGHPFKQYLDQEVALSEEMVHKYSDMVLAKLNKTICELRRLFLVEDLVDSIKFAVLMWILTYVGALFNGLTLLILALVGMFSCPIVYEKHQAQIDHYLALVNNQVKDVIGKIQAKVPGMKRKTE